The proteins below come from a single Chryseobacterium capnotolerans genomic window:
- a CDS encoding tetratricopeptide repeat protein, with protein sequence MAKLGKNAQNEQEGKETVEFFKDLDREALNTERFLEKYSKPLGIIFGVLVLGVLGFFGYKQFVVAPKNAEAVKSFLAAQKNLTENKNAEALGGKSAANPGFIGTSNEYSGTSIGQLSAYNAGLLKFKEGKFQEAYDLLDKFSSDNKTLMAMKYGAMADAKSGLNKNDEALSLLDKAATASDDPYTTYFFTRKAGIVALGLKKNAEAKKYFSSIDEKYQDYDNGMSDSYIEMTKYY encoded by the coding sequence ATGGCAAAATTGGGAAAGAATGCTCAGAACGAGCAAGAAGGTAAAGAAACGGTTGAGTTCTTCAAAGACCTTGACAGAGAGGCCTTAAACACTGAGAGATTTCTTGAAAAATATTCAAAACCGTTAGGGATTATATTTGGAGTTTTAGTGTTAGGAGTTTTAGGATTCTTCGGATATAAGCAATTTGTAGTTGCTCCTAAAAACGCTGAAGCTGTGAAAAGCTTCCTAGCTGCTCAGAAAAACCTTACAGAAAATAAAAACGCTGAAGCTTTAGGAGGAAAATCTGCTGCAAACCCAGGTTTCATCGGAACTTCTAATGAATATTCTGGAACAAGCATCGGACAGCTATCTGCTTACAACGCTGGTTTATTGAAATTCAAAGAAGGAAAGTTCCAGGAAGCTTATGATCTATTAGATAAATTCTCTTCTGATAACAAAACGCTAATGGCAATGAAATACGGAGCTATGGCTGATGCAAAATCAGGATTGAACAAAAATGATGAAGCTTTATCATTATTAGACAAAGCAGCTACTGCTTCTGATGACCCTTATACTACTTACTTCTTCACAAGAAAAGCAGGTATTGTAGCTTTAGGATTAAAGAAAAATGCAGAGGCTAAAAAATACTTCTCTTCAATTGACGAGAAATACCAGGATTATGACAACGGAATGTCTGATTCTTACATTGAAATGACTAAATATTACTAA
- the ribH gene encoding 6,7-dimethyl-8-ribityllumazine synthase: MATVNLSDYKPLHITNAEDFSIGIVFSEWNDFVTYNLRDAALEILEKEGVKPENIKLFPVPGAFELSYASMQLCKERKYDAVISIGCVIRGETPHFDYVCSAVAQGIKDCNIMTDTPTIFCVLTDDTKEQSIARSGGDLGNKGVEAAVTALRMIDFKKNLSDKKGNIGFGHS, translated from the coding sequence ATGGCAACAGTTAATCTTTCCGATTACAAGCCACTTCATATAACCAATGCCGAAGATTTTTCTATCGGCATTGTTTTTTCTGAGTGGAATGATTTTGTAACGTACAATCTTCGTGATGCAGCTTTGGAAATCCTTGAAAAAGAAGGAGTAAAACCAGAAAACATTAAATTATTTCCTGTTCCGGGAGCTTTCGAGCTAAGCTATGCAAGCATGCAGCTTTGCAAAGAAAGAAAATATGATGCTGTCATCTCTATCGGATGTGTAATCCGTGGAGAAACACCTCACTTTGACTATGTTTGTTCTGCTGTAGCACAAGGAATCAAAGATTGTAATATCATGACAGATACTCCTACCATTTTCTGCGTACTAACAGATGACACCAAAGAACAATCTATTGCAAGAAGCGGTGGAGACCTTGGGAATAAAGGAGTAGAAGCAGCAGTTACTGCGTTAAGAATGATTGATTTCAAAAAGAATTTATCCGATAAAAAAGGAAACATCGGTTTTGGACATTCTTAA
- a CDS encoding LTA synthase family protein, with translation MFLKKIKPFLYLGVFYLIISLIVRTIFFFHPITTASFGFFEIIKVLFVGLINDIFVFILASAILALYFLFLSNSKYKKPYGYIIFGALVAFFLYIWLIPNNIFKQYGGSVTEVALSFVGIKTFLFGLMLFLPTQRIKIRNVLYFITLLLYVLLIIFNGVSEYFFYNEFGVRYNFIAVDYLIYTNEVIGNIMESYPVIPLFSGIMLVTLTITWLIYKKTKDELLELPNFKQKLILLGSFALLCAISLLTLPSLMQIKSDNVFADEIEANGLPKFYWAFTHNELDYFQFYSQINQQQAEKNFLSQYPQHTLARNIVAEQPEVKKNVVLISIESLSADFLEHYGNTQKITPFLDSLADKSMLFTNLYATGNRTVRGLEALTLCIPPTAGESIIKRNDNKNKFTTGSVFKSKGYDVKFLYGGYSYFDNMQDFFGGNGYDIVDRNNFKPEEITFANVWGVADEDMARKAIQVMNAEAKSGKPFFNHWMTVSNHRPFTYPDGRIDISGTSKSREGGVKYTDYSLKLFFDMAKKQDWYKNTVFVIIADHCASSAGKTELPMDKYRIPAMIFSEGFIQPQKFDALMSQIDVMPTLFGLLNFNYQSKFLGQDVFKPEFQPKAYIATYQDLGFVKDNRLTIISPVKKAKQYSLELEKSDLAPEFKLYYDEKLLKNTDQKLVNDAISAYQSTSYWLKTKQLNR, from the coding sequence ATGTTTCTAAAAAAAATAAAACCTTTCCTGTATTTAGGAGTTTTTTATCTGATTATTTCCTTGATTGTAAGGACAATATTCTTTTTTCATCCTATCACCACAGCCAGTTTCGGATTCTTTGAGATCATTAAAGTACTGTTTGTAGGTCTTATCAACGATATTTTTGTTTTTATCCTTGCCAGTGCGATCCTTGCACTCTACTTTTTATTCCTCTCCAACTCAAAATATAAAAAGCCTTACGGATATATTATTTTTGGAGCCTTGGTTGCATTTTTCTTATATATCTGGCTCATTCCGAACAATATTTTCAAGCAATATGGAGGCTCTGTAACGGAAGTAGCCCTTTCTTTTGTAGGAATAAAGACATTTCTATTCGGTTTGATGCTTTTCCTTCCTACACAAAGGATCAAGATCCGTAACGTTTTATATTTTATTACATTATTGCTGTACGTACTACTTATCATTTTCAATGGAGTAAGTGAATATTTCTTCTATAATGAATTCGGCGTACGTTACAATTTTATTGCTGTAGATTACCTAATATATACCAATGAGGTCATTGGAAATATTATGGAAAGTTATCCTGTCATTCCATTGTTTTCAGGAATAATGCTAGTTACATTAACGATTACCTGGTTGATCTATAAAAAAACAAAAGACGAATTACTGGAGCTTCCTAACTTTAAGCAGAAATTGATCTTATTAGGATCTTTTGCGTTGCTTTGTGCGATCAGCTTACTAACTCTGCCATCGTTAATGCAGATCAAATCTGACAACGTTTTTGCAGATGAAATTGAAGCCAACGGACTTCCTAAGTTCTACTGGGCATTCACTCATAATGAACTTGATTATTTCCAGTTTTACTCGCAGATTAATCAGCAACAGGCAGAGAAAAACTTCTTAAGCCAATATCCACAACATACTTTAGCAAGAAATATTGTAGCAGAACAACCGGAAGTAAAGAAAAATGTAGTTCTGATATCTATTGAGAGCCTTTCTGCAGATTTCCTTGAACACTATGGGAATACCCAAAAGATAACCCCTTTCCTTGATAGCCTTGCTGATAAATCTATGCTGTTTACCAACCTGTATGCCACAGGGAACAGAACGGTACGCGGATTGGAAGCTTTGACACTTTGTATTCCTCCTACAGCCGGAGAAAGTATCATCAAAAGAAATGATAATAAAAATAAATTCACTACAGGAAGTGTATTCAAATCAAAAGGATATGATGTTAAATTCCTGTATGGCGGTTATAGTTATTTTGATAATATGCAGGATTTTTTCGGTGGAAACGGATATGATATTGTAGATAGAAACAACTTTAAGCCTGAAGAAATTACTTTTGCCAATGTTTGGGGTGTTGCCGATGAAGATATGGCAAGAAAAGCCATTCAGGTAATGAATGCTGAAGCAAAGTCAGGCAAACCATTCTTCAATCATTGGATGACCGTTTCTAATCACAGACCTTTCACTTATCCTGATGGAAGAATTGATATTTCTGGAACTTCAAAATCACGTGAAGGAGGTGTAAAATATACGGACTACTCCTTAAAACTATTTTTCGATATGGCTAAAAAGCAAGATTGGTATAAAAACACAGTCTTTGTGATCATTGCAGACCACTGCGCCTCAAGTGCAGGAAAAACAGAACTTCCGATGGATAAATACAGAATCCCTGCAATGATATTTTCAGAAGGTTTTATCCAACCTCAGAAGTTTGATGCATTGATGTCTCAGATTGATGTGATGCCTACCCTTTTCGGATTATTAAATTTTAATTACCAATCTAAATTCTTAGGACAGGATGTTTTCAAACCCGAATTCCAGCCTAAAGCTTATATTGCTACTTACCAGGATCTTGGGTTTGTAAAAGATAATCGTTTAACCATCATTTCTCCGGTGAAAAAAGCAAAACAATACTCTCTGGAACTTGAAAAAAGTGATCTTGCCCCTGAATTTAAGTTGTATTATGATGAAAAGCTGTTGAAAAATACAGATCAAAAACTGGTAAATGATGCTATTTCAGCCTACCAGTCAACATCTTATTGGTTAAAGACCAAACAGCTTAATCGATAA
- the ypfJ gene encoding KPN_02809 family neutral zinc metallopeptidase has protein sequence MRWTDDRGGNVDDRRGSGGGGGGMIVGGGLGTLIIAAIVFFLGGDPSGILNSGSIQSSGNTGEKRELTVQEKQIGEMVDMMSGWNTQTWSQIFKENGMNFSEPRIVLFENTTDSGCGTAQSAMGPFYCPADQKIYMDMEFFSELQQRFGAKVTEFTVAYVLAHEMGHHVQTLLGTTQKVDALRRSGRYSEAEMNRVSVATELQADFYAGVWAKRTDDSKKILEPGDIQSAIDAAEAVGDDNIQKRGQGYVNQESFTHGSSAQRKEWFMKGYNTGDIRQGDTFNQLLK, from the coding sequence ATGAGATGGACAGACGATAGAGGCGGCAACGTTGATGATCGCCGTGGCTCCGGAGGCGGAGGTGGCGGTATGATTGTAGGCGGCGGACTCGGAACCTTAATTATAGCAGCTATTGTTTTCTTTTTGGGAGGTGATCCTTCCGGTATATTGAATTCCGGGAGCATACAATCTTCAGGAAATACAGGAGAAAAAAGAGAACTTACTGTACAGGAAAAACAAATCGGGGAAATGGTTGATATGATGTCTGGATGGAACACCCAAACCTGGAGTCAGATCTTTAAAGAAAATGGAATGAATTTTTCTGAACCTAGAATTGTACTTTTTGAAAATACAACAGATTCCGGATGTGGTACAGCACAATCTGCCATGGGACCTTTTTATTGCCCTGCCGATCAGAAAATTTATATGGACATGGAGTTTTTCAGTGAGCTGCAGCAAAGATTTGGAGCCAAAGTAACTGAATTTACAGTAGCTTATGTTCTTGCCCATGAGATGGGACACCACGTACAAACGCTTTTAGGAACTACACAAAAAGTAGATGCTTTAAGAAGAAGCGGAAGATATTCCGAAGCAGAGATGAACAGAGTATCCGTAGCTACAGAATTACAGGCAGATTTTTATGCTGGAGTTTGGGCTAAACGTACAGATGACTCTAAAAAAATTCTTGAGCCTGGAGACATTCAATCAGCTATAGATGCAGCAGAAGCTGTAGGCGATGATAATATTCAAAAAAGAGGCCAGGGATATGTGAATCAGGAAAGTTTTACTCACGGATCCTCGGCTCAGCGTAAAGAATGGTTTATGAAAGGATACAACACTGGCGATATCAGACAGGGAGATACTTTCAACCAGCTTTTAAAATAA
- a CDS encoding GLPGLI family protein, protein MKKLVVIALALFVQQVSAQNNRFVYQVTMKPDAENKTDIKTENAYLDIAQDKSIFYSENRIKRDSIMQKAFQGGGGRGSINRDQMEGLKSNINYSVEKDKANQKTYFKDRIGRDIYSYEEDRPLNWKISSETTKIGEYKVQKAETDFAGRKWTAWFTTDLPYQDGPYKFGGLPGLIVKVEDDKGDYSFDLMKNYKIAELPALNQFGNTLKVKRSDFVKQQQKFKTDPMSFMTQGGGSGNMATTMRIGGGRGPGGGGNQNPADMRKRMEERVKEEAKKNTNPIELQ, encoded by the coding sequence ATGAAAAAATTAGTTGTTATTGCTCTGGCGTTGTTTGTACAGCAGGTTTCTGCACAAAATAACCGATTTGTATATCAGGTAACGATGAAACCGGACGCTGAAAATAAAACAGACATTAAGACGGAAAATGCATATCTTGATATTGCTCAGGATAAATCCATTTTTTATTCTGAAAACAGGATCAAAAGAGATTCTATTATGCAGAAAGCCTTTCAAGGCGGTGGTGGAAGAGGAAGTATCAATAGAGATCAGATGGAAGGATTAAAATCCAACATCAATTATTCTGTTGAGAAAGATAAAGCTAACCAAAAGACTTATTTTAAAGACAGAATAGGACGTGACATTTATTCGTATGAGGAAGACAGACCTTTGAACTGGAAAATTTCTTCGGAAACTACAAAAATAGGAGAGTATAAGGTGCAAAAAGCTGAAACAGATTTTGCAGGAAGAAAGTGGACTGCATGGTTCACTACAGATCTTCCTTATCAGGATGGCCCTTATAAGTTTGGCGGTCTTCCGGGGCTTATTGTAAAAGTTGAAGATGATAAAGGCGATTATTCATTTGATCTGATGAAGAACTACAAGATTGCTGAACTTCCTGCCTTAAACCAGTTTGGAAATACTTTGAAGGTAAAAAGAAGTGATTTTGTCAAACAGCAGCAAAAGTTTAAGACTGATCCCATGTCATTTATGACTCAGGGAGGAGGATCAGGGAATATGGCTACAACGATGCGAATAGGAGGTGGAAGAGGCCCTGGAGGAGGAGGTAATCAGAACCCGGCTGATATGAGAAAACGAATGGAAGAAAGGGTAAAAGAGGAGGCTAAGAAAAATACGAATCCAATCGAATTGCAATAA
- a CDS encoding GLPGLI family protein has translation MKQKLSVFCVLFFTIMSYGQTIRYVYATLVNPDSINLVSMKSERTFLDIKGNHSLFISENKLKRDSLFASFKSAVKENNKKEEKDFSKMEGKKHFEPTFFDYFISKSIPDQKVYYYDKVAGKQIYYQEDRPVKWVISNSVEKQNGYNAQKAVVNFGGRIWTAWFTKDIPVSDGPYKFSGLPGLIVKLEDDKGDYKFDLVQKINLNNAFEEPISTEAKQSTRVSFHGDKAALELEFGKNRKVMNISMGNNEEGNSDAGNGRHAGGGMRGGGHSGGGMHHGMGGNRSFPMQDANMGDTTFKNGGIIQNQNPIELN, from the coding sequence ATGAAACAAAAACTGAGTGTTTTTTGTGTATTGTTTTTTACAATAATGTCCTATGGGCAGACCATAAGATATGTGTATGCAACATTAGTGAATCCGGACTCAATTAATCTGGTAAGTATGAAAAGTGAAAGAACATTTCTTGATATTAAAGGGAATCATTCATTATTCATCAGTGAAAATAAGCTAAAACGGGATTCTCTTTTTGCTTCTTTTAAATCTGCAGTAAAAGAAAATAATAAAAAAGAAGAAAAAGATTTTTCAAAAATGGAAGGGAAAAAACATTTTGAACCCACTTTCTTCGATTATTTTATCTCTAAAAGTATTCCGGATCAGAAAGTGTATTATTATGATAAGGTAGCTGGAAAACAGATTTATTATCAGGAAGACAGACCTGTTAAATGGGTAATTTCCAATTCCGTAGAAAAGCAAAATGGCTATAATGCTCAAAAAGCAGTAGTGAATTTTGGTGGCAGGATCTGGACGGCTTGGTTTACAAAAGATATTCCTGTTTCTGATGGCCCGTATAAATTTTCGGGCTTACCAGGGCTGATTGTGAAACTGGAAGATGATAAAGGAGATTATAAATTTGATCTGGTTCAAAAAATAAATCTTAATAATGCATTTGAAGAACCAATAAGTACGGAAGCAAAACAAAGTACAAGAGTTAGTTTTCATGGGGATAAGGCTGCTCTGGAACTGGAATTTGGTAAAAACAGAAAAGTAATGAATATAAGTATGGGAAATAATGAGGAAGGAAATAGTGATGCTGGGAATGGAAGACATGCTGGTGGAGGTATGAGAGGTGGCGGTCACTCTGGTGGCGGAATGCATCATGGTATGGGTGGGAATCGTAGTTTTCCTATGCAAGATGCAAATATGGGAGATACCACTTTTAAGAATGGGGGTATCATCCAAAATCAAAACCCAATAGAATTGAATTAA
- a CDS encoding HesB/IscA family protein: MIKVSDYAKEKAIQLMTEDGFNPAEDYIRVGVKSGGCSGLEYVLKFDNQKTDTDQIFEDNDIKIIIDKKSILYLAGTTLEYSGGLNGKGFVFNNPNASRTCGCGESFSL; this comes from the coding sequence ATGATAAAAGTATCAGACTATGCAAAGGAGAAAGCCATCCAACTTATGACGGAAGATGGTTTTAACCCTGCTGAAGATTATATAAGAGTTGGGGTGAAAAGCGGCGGATGCTCTGGTTTAGAGTATGTTTTGAAGTTCGACAACCAAAAAACAGACACAGATCAGATTTTTGAAGATAATGACATTAAAATTATCATCGATAAAAAATCCATTCTTTATTTAGCAGGAACCACTCTTGAATATTCAGGAGGATTGAACGGAAAAGGGTTTGTTTTTAACAATCCGAACGCATCCAGAACATGTGGATGTGGAGAATCATTTAGTCTTTAG
- the sufB gene encoding Fe-S cluster assembly protein SufB yields the protein MSKYTEDDLRVDLENKKYEFGWETKIDYEDFPIGLNEDIIRAISAKKEEPEWMTEWRLESFKIWLKMVEPNWANIKYEKPDFQAIRYYAAPKAKPELESLDQVDPELLKTFEKLGINIEEQKRLSGVAVDIVIDSVSVKTTFQDTLAEKGIIFCSISEAIKNHPDLVRKYLGKVVPRGDNFYAALNSAVFSDGSFCYIPKGVKCPMELSTYFRINQAGTGQFERTLVIADEGSYVSYLEGCTAPSRDENQLHAAVVELIALDNAEIKYSTVQNWYPGNEEGKGGVFNFVTKRGLCERNAKISWTQVETGSAVTWKYPSCILKGDNSIGEFYSIAVTNNHQYADTGTKMIHIGKNTKSTIISKGISAGKSQNSYRGQVKVMPSAKGARNFSQCDSLLMGNECGAHTFPYIEIKDPTAQLEHEATTSKIGEDQIFYCNQRGIDTERAIALIVNGFSKEVLNKLPMEFAIEAQKLLEISLEGSVG from the coding sequence ATGAGTAAATATACTGAAGACGATTTAAGAGTCGATCTAGAAAATAAAAAATATGAATTCGGTTGGGAAACCAAAATTGATTATGAAGATTTCCCGATTGGTTTAAATGAGGATATCATCCGTGCCATTTCCGCTAAAAAAGAGGAACCGGAATGGATGACTGAATGGCGTTTGGAATCTTTCAAAATCTGGTTGAAAATGGTAGAACCTAACTGGGCGAATATCAAATATGAAAAACCGGATTTTCAAGCTATCCGTTACTATGCCGCTCCAAAGGCTAAGCCGGAATTGGAAAGCCTTGATCAGGTAGACCCTGAATTATTGAAGACTTTCGAAAAGCTAGGGATTAATATCGAGGAGCAAAAAAGACTTTCAGGAGTTGCTGTAGATATCGTAATAGATTCAGTTTCTGTGAAAACAACATTCCAGGATACATTGGCAGAAAAAGGAATTATTTTCTGTTCCATTTCTGAAGCTATTAAAAATCACCCTGATTTAGTAAGAAAATATCTTGGAAAAGTAGTTCCCAGAGGAGATAACTTCTATGCAGCATTGAACTCCGCAGTATTCTCTGACGGAAGTTTCTGCTATATTCCGAAAGGCGTAAAATGTCCAATGGAACTTTCAACGTACTTCCGTATCAACCAGGCAGGAACAGGACAGTTTGAAAGAACTCTTGTGATTGCAGATGAAGGAAGTTATGTTTCTTACCTTGAAGGATGTACAGCACCATCAAGAGACGAAAACCAGCTTCACGCAGCAGTTGTAGAATTGATTGCGTTAGACAATGCTGAAATTAAATATTCTACGGTACAGAACTGGTATCCAGGAAATGAAGAAGGAAAAGGAGGGGTATTCAACTTTGTAACAAAAAGAGGTCTTTGCGAAAGAAATGCAAAAATCTCATGGACTCAGGTTGAAACAGGTTCTGCTGTAACATGGAAATATCCTTCTTGTATTCTGAAAGGTGATAATTCAATCGGAGAGTTCTACTCTATCGCGGTAACGAACAATCACCAGTATGCAGATACAGGAACCAAAATGATCCACATTGGAAAAAATACCAAGTCAACGATCATTTCTAAAGGAATCTCTGCAGGAAAATCTCAGAACTCATACAGAGGACAGGTAAAAGTAATGCCTTCTGCAAAAGGAGCAAGAAACTTCTCTCAGTGTGACTCTTTATTGATGGGTAACGAATGTGGAGCACACACATTCCCTTACATCGAAATTAAAGATCCTACTGCACAATTGGAACACGAAGCAACCACTTCGAAAATTGGAGAAGATCAGATTTTCTACTGTAACCAGAGAGGTATTGATACAGAAAGAGCAATTGCTTTGATCGTAAATGGTTTCAGTAAAGAAGTTTTAAATAAGCTTCCAATGGAATTTGCTATTGAAGCGCAAAAACTACTTGAAATTTCACTAGAAGGATCAGTAGGATAA
- a CDS encoding GNAT family N-acetyltransferase encodes MIATERLILRKPAKEDFERFFEINHDPETNIHNPSGPMSFEKAKSTFTRMLDHWENHRFGSWAIVEKDNPENIIGFGGLSYRLYGEEEKLNLGYRFASQAWGKGYATEFTKKAIDFGLNEDNKEEVFAIVRPSNLASVKVLEKAGMIKIGTLNDVPGQPESLVYRIQK; translated from the coding sequence ATGATCGCTACAGAAAGATTAATTTTAAGAAAACCCGCAAAAGAAGATTTTGAAAGATTCTTCGAAATTAATCATGACCCTGAAACCAATATTCATAATCCAAGCGGACCGATGAGTTTTGAAAAAGCAAAAAGTACATTTACCAGAATGCTTGATCATTGGGAAAACCATCGTTTTGGAAGCTGGGCAATTGTTGAAAAAGACAATCCTGAAAATATAATTGGTTTTGGCGGACTGAGCTACAGACTCTACGGAGAAGAAGAAAAATTGAATTTAGGCTATCGTTTTGCTTCCCAGGCATGGGGGAAAGGATATGCCACAGAATTCACAAAGAAAGCTATAGATTTTGGATTGAATGAAGACAATAAAGAAGAAGTATTTGCCATTGTTCGTCCCAGTAATCTAGCTTCTGTTAAAGTTTTGGAAAAGGCAGGTATGATCAAAATCGGGACTCTGAATGATGTTCCTGGTCAACCTGAAAGTTTAGTATATAGAATTCAAAAATAA
- the sufC gene encoding Fe-S cluster assembly ATPase SufC — MLEIKNLHAKIEDGAEILKGINLEIKPGEVHAIMGPNGAGKSTLSSVIAGKEDYEVTGGEIIFQGEDIIEDAPEDRAHKGIFLSFQYPVEIPGVSVTNFIKAALNETRKANGLAEMPAKEMLALIREKSEKLGIKKDFLSRSLNEGFSGGEKKRNEIFQMMMLNPKLAILDETDSGLDIDALRIVADGVNTFKNEGNAVLLITHYQRLLNYIQPDFVHVLANGKIIKTGDKSLALELEEKGYDWLLN, encoded by the coding sequence ATGTTAGAAATTAAAAACCTTCACGCCAAAATTGAAGATGGCGCAGAAATATTAAAAGGGATCAACCTTGAAATAAAACCAGGAGAAGTTCACGCTATTATGGGGCCAAACGGAGCTGGTAAGTCTACCCTTTCTTCTGTAATCGCAGGAAAAGAGGATTACGAAGTGACAGGTGGAGAAATTATTTTCCAAGGAGAAGATATCATCGAAGATGCTCCGGAAGACAGAGCACACAAAGGAATCTTCCTTTCTTTCCAGTATCCAGTGGAAATTCCGGGAGTTTCTGTAACCAACTTCATCAAAGCTGCTTTAAACGAAACAAGAAAAGCTAACGGATTGGCAGAAATGCCGGCAAAAGAAATGCTTGCATTAATCCGTGAAAAATCTGAAAAATTAGGAATCAAAAAAGATTTCCTTTCAAGATCACTGAACGAAGGATTCTCAGGAGGTGAAAAGAAAAGAAACGAGATCTTCCAAATGATGATGCTTAACCCTAAATTGGCTATCCTTGATGAAACGGATTCAGGATTAGACATTGACGCTCTAAGAATTGTAGCTGATGGGGTAAATACTTTTAAAAACGAAGGAAACGCAGTTCTTTTGATTACTCACTATCAAAGATTACTTAACTATATTCAACCAGATTTCGTTCACGTTTTAGCTAACGGGAAAATCATCAAGACAGGTGATAAATCTTTAGCATTAGAGCTTGAAGAAAAAGGATACGACTGGCTTTTAAATTAA
- a CDS encoding four helix bundle protein, with the protein MATINNFEDLDIWKKSRELSQKIFISLIQSSNCSQNIKNQIDRSSASVMDNIAEGFEREGNKEFINFLSMSKGSCGEVRSQLIRAFDRNFINEHEFNDLKKDYADLSKMISGFMKYLKTTEHNGNKFNRL; encoded by the coding sequence ATGGCAACAATAAATAACTTTGAAGATTTAGACATATGGAAAAAATCCAGAGAGTTAAGCCAAAAAATTTTTATCTCACTAATACAAAGTTCAAATTGCAGTCAAAATATTAAAAATCAAATCGACCGTTCATCCGCTTCTGTCATGGATAACATTGCAGAAGGTTTTGAAAGGGAGGGAAATAAAGAGTTTATTAACTTTCTATCAATGTCAAAAGGTTCATGTGGTGAAGTAAGATCACAATTAATCAGAGCATTTGATAGAAATTTCATTAACGAACATGAATTTAATGATTTGAAAAAAGATTATGCGGATTTATCAAAAATGATTTCAGGATTTATGAAGTATTTAAAAACTACCGAACATAATGGAAATAAGTTTAACCGTCTATAA